TGTCGAGGCGGACCAGCTCGCCGCCGGCGTAGGCCACGGCGACGAGCAGGCTCTCCCGGCCGGGTAGGCGCAGGAACTCCTCCAGCGACGCGGGCCGGGACACGAGCCCGGCCGAGGCGCCGTCGGCCTGCGGTGGCACGCAGGTGTTGACGACCACCTGGGGGTCGGCGGCGACCGGCACCCGGTAGGTCCGCTCGGTGTTCTGGTTGGTGAACCGGTCCCGCGTGGTCGGCTCGAGCGGGACGCCGTCACGTGCGAGCACGGCGTCGTCCACCCCGAGGACCGTCCAGCGGTCGACCAGGAGCACCACGGGGCCGTCCTGGTCGTCGAGGACGTCGACGACCGTGCCGACGTCGTGACCGCGCCCGGTGACGTCGCTGGCCGGTTGGACCGCCACCGGCGGCGGGCTGGCGGTGACTCGGCTCGGTTCGGTGACTGGGCTCGGTTCGACGACGGTCCGGGTGACCGTGGCGACGGGTGCGCTGTCGCCCTGCCCGCACCCGGCGAGCAGGCCGACCGCAACTATCAGGGACCCCGACCGGCGCACAGCAGGACACCTTGTCAAGACAGTGTCCGGAATGTCCACGCCAGGCTCTCCTTGGCCTGCTCGCCGACCGGGTGCAGCACCCAGCCGAAGGAGCCCAGGCCGTGCGGGTCGAGCAGCTCGGCCACCTCGCCGGCGGCCGACAGCCTCCACAGCCGGGCGACCGGGTCGTTGCCGGGAGGTGCCGCCGGAGCGGACACCCCGAGCGCGCGCAGCGCGGCGGCCTGGTCCAGGCGGAGGCCGCCCGGTCGTGCGGCGGCCACCGAGTCCAGCGCGACGGAGGCGGTGACGTCGCACCCGCCGTCCGGCACTGGTACCACCTGCCGGCCCCGGGCGTACCCGGCCAGGCTGCCACCGGGAGGCCGGGTCGCCGCGTCGTGGCCGTAGTCGACGGCGAGGGCCAGCCCGCCGTGCCGCGCGAGCCGGTCGACGAGCGCACACCAGACCAGGTCCCGGGTCAGCCCCACCTCGGCGCGTGCCCCGGGCTCGGCGAGCGGCCACCAGCGCGTGCACCAGGCGCGCTCGTCCGGCCGCGGCGGGGGCCCGAGCCGCTCCCGGCCGGTCTCGTCGACGAGCACGACCCGGGCAAGCCCGGCGTCGTCCACCTCCAGGACGGTGGTCGGGACGACGTCGAGCAGCTCCCAGCCGAGGAGCAGGGTCGGTCCCGTCGGGTCCGGGACGTCGGTGCACCACTCCACCGCGGCCGTGAGCCCGGCCGGTCGGTCAGTGACGTCGACGGCGGTCACCGTGAGGCTCGGATCGGCCGCGGCGATCTGGACGGCGAGCTCGCCGCGGCCGGCGCCGACGTCCAGGACGCCGGTGCAACCGGTCTGCCGGGCCAGCCGGGCCAAGGCCCGCCCGAGCAGCCCGGACGACGACGCGTGAGCAGCGGTGCGGAAGTGCCCGGCCGGTCCCTCGGGGCGCCGGTAGAAGCCGCGGGGCCCGTACAAGGCCTCCTGCCAGGCCTCCTGCCACGGCTGGTACGTCATGGCTGGTAGATCCCGGTCCAGGCTCACGCGCGTCGCAGGACGACGGCGACGTCGGTGACGGTGAACAGGAACTGCCCGGCACCGGCGAGGCGGCGCAGACCCTCCACCCAGCCGGCGGCCCGGGCCGCCAGCTCGGCGTCGTCCTGGGTTGCCGCCAGCACCCCCGTCGCCACCTTCCAGGCGACCGAGCCCTCGTCGAACCGGCGGTGCGCGTCCGCCCACGCTGCCACCTCCACCGTGTCGAAGGCAGCGCCACGGTCGACGGCCGCGTCGGCCAGGGCGAGCAGCTTGCGGCCCATGAAGCCGTCGGCGCGGCCGGCGCCCCGGGGGACCACCTCGACGAACCGGTCGACGAGCCGGCGGGTCAGCGCGTCGTCCGTGCTGGTGAACAGCGCGGTGTCCCAGTCGCTGTGGGCGAGGACGAGGTAGCCGCCCGGACGCAGCACCCGATGGCACTCCAGCAGGTGCCCGGCAGGGTCGGCGAGGTGCTCGGCGACGTTGAGGGACACCACCCGGTCGACGGCGGCGTCCGCCAGCGGCAGCCGGGCGTCGAGGTCGGCGATCCGGCTGCGGACCCGGATGTCCTGCAGCAGGTCGTCGTCCAGGGCGGACACCTGGTCCACGGCGTGCACGAGCACCGGGGACGGGTCGTGCTCGAGCAGGGCCCGGACGAGCCGACCCTCACCGCAGCCGAGGTCGGCGACGACGAGGCCGTGGGTGTCGAGCCGGGCCCGGGCGACGACCTCCGCATGACGTCCCACGACGGCAACCCTACGGCGGCCGGTACCGTGCCAGGCCGTGAGCGCAGCAGCGGAGGGTCGCCCCGGACGGCTCGGGGTCGGCGTCGTCGGCGCCGGCCGGGTGGGCGCGGTGCTGGCCAGCGCCCTGCGAGCCGCCGGGCACGCCGTCGTCGGCGCCTCGGCGGTCTCCGAGGCCAGCCGCGAGCGGGTGGACACGCTGCTGCCCGGCGTCCCTGTCCTGGACGTCCCGGACGTCGTCGAACGCGCCGAGCTGGTCCTGCTCGCCGTCCCGGACGACGTGCTCGGCCCGCTCGTCGACGGGCTGGCGACGACCGGCGCCTGGCAGGCCGGCCAGCTCGTCGTCCACACCTGCGGCAGGTTCGGCGTGGGCGTCCTGGACCCGGCCCGCCGCCAGGGCGCCATCCCCCTCGCCCTGCACCCGGCGATGACCTTCACCGGCACCTCGATGGACCTGGCCAGGCTGGCCGACTGCTGTGTGGCCGTCACCGCGCCGGGTCCGGTGCTGCCGGTGGCCCAGGCGCTCGTCGTCGAGATGGGCGCCGAGCCGGTCGTCGTCCCCGAGGAGGCCCGACCGCTCTACCAGGCGGCCCTGTCGCACGGCGCCGACCACCTCGTCACCCTCGTCGTCCAGGCCGCTCAGCTGCTGCGCGCCGCCGGCGTCGAGCACACCCAGCGGGTGCTCGAGCCGCTGCTGTCCGCGGCCCTGGACGGCGCGCTGCGCAGCGGTGAGGACGCGCTGCGCGGACCGGTGACCCGGGGGGACGCCGCGGCCGTCGCGGCGCAGCTCGCCACCGTCACCGCGGCCGGGGCCGCAGCCGGCACCCCGGACGTCCCGGAGACCCACCGGGCGCTGGCGCGGGCCACCGCGGAGCGGGCGCTCGCCGCCGGCGCCCTGTCCCCCGAGCAGGCGGAGGCTCTGCTCGACGTCCTCGCCGACGACCCGGCCCGGTGAGCCGCCGTTACCCTTGCCGGTCGTGACGAGCGAGCCGATCCCGACCCCCGACGCCGCCGAGGCCGACGACCTGCCGGAGCAGGTGCGGGTCCGCCGGGAGAAGCGAGAGCGACTGCTCGCCGAGCCCGGCGGCGGGCCCTACCCGGTGGCCGTCCCGCGCACCCACTCGCTGCGGGAGGTGCGCGAGCGCTGGGCGCACCTCGGCGACGGCGAGGAGACCCAGGACCGGGTGTGGGTCGTCGGCCGGGTGATGTTCGTCCGCAACACCGGTCGGCTCTGCTTCGCCACTCTTCAGGAGGGCGACGGCACCCGGCTGCAGGTGATGCTGAGCCTCGCCGAGGTCGGTGAGGAGGCGCTGGGACGGTGGAAGCGGGACGTCGACCTCGGCGACTTCGTCGCCGTCCACGGCCGGGTGGTCCGCAGCCGCCGCGGGGAGCTGTCGGTGATGGCCGCCGAGTGGCGGATGGCGGCCAAGGCCCTACGCCCGCTGCCGGTGCTGCACAAGGAGATGAACGAGGAGACCCGGGTCCGCCAGCGGTACGCCGACCTCGTCGTGCGACCTGAGGCGCGGGAGATGGTCCGCATCCGGGCCGGCGTCGTGCGGAGCCTGCGCGAGACGTTTCACCGCCACGGCTACGTCGAGATCGAGACGCCGATGCTGCAGACCCTGCACGGCGGTGCCGCGGCGCGGCCGTTCGTCACCCACTCCAACGCCATGGACATGGACCTGTACCTGCGGATCGCTCCCGAGCTCTTCCTCAAGCGCGCGGCGATCGGTGGGCTCGAGAAGGTCTTCGAGATCAACCGGAACTTCCGCAACGAGGGAGCCGACTCCTCGCACTCCCCGGAGTTCGCGATGGTCGAGTTCTACGAGACCTACGCGGACTACGACGTGATGGCCGAGCGCACTCGCGAGCTCGTCCAGACCGCTGCCCGCGACGTCCTCGGCTCCACGACGGTCACCCTCGCCGACGGCACGGAGTACGACCTCGGCGGGCAGTGGCCGGTGATCACGATGTACGGCTCGCTGTCCGAGGCGCTCGGGGAGGAGATCACCCCGCAGACGCCGCTGCAGCGGCTGGTGAGCGCCCTGGACGCCAACGGGCTCGAGCTCGACCCCACCGCGCTCAGCCACGGCAAGGCGGTCGAGGAGCTGTGGGAGCACCTCGTCGGCGACGACCTGTACGCCCCGACGTTCGTCAAGGACTTCCCCGTCGAGACCTCCCCGCTGACCAAGGCGCACCGCGACGTCCCCGGCGTCGTGGAGAAGTGGGACCTGTACGTCCGGGGCTTCGAGCTCGCCACCGGGTACTCCGAGCTCAACGACCCGGTCGTGCAGCGCGAGCGGTTCGAGGACCAGGTACGACTGGCCGCGCTCGGCGACGAGGAGGCGATGCGCCTCGACGAGGACTTCCTCCGGGCGATGGAGTACGGGATGCCGCCGATGGGCGGGGTCGGCATGGGAGTCGACCGACTGCTCATGGCACTCACCGGTCGCGGTATCCGGGAGACCATTCTGTTCCCCCTCGTGCGCCCCGAGTAACCACCTCGCATTGTGTCGCGCGGGCCAGCCCGAGATGGCGGCAGTGACGCGGCGTACCCTGGTTCCATGCTGGAGGCCCTGGGAGCGCTCGTCCCCTCGATCGGGGTCGGCCTGCTCTTCTGGTACGTCGTCCGGGCGATGATTCACGCCGACCGACGTGAACGTGCCGCCGTCGCCGCGATGGAACGGGCTGACCGTGCGCGGGCCGGGCAGGAAAGAGCCGGGCAGGAAAGAGCCGGGCAGGAAAGGCGTGAGAAGGGGCGCGACGCCCTGACAGGGGACGCTCCGGTCTCGGCCACGGACGACGCCGAGCATCTCTCGCCGCGTTCGGACCGGTAGCTCGCCCGACCCGGTATCGCCGCGCATTGACCGCTGGAACGGCGGCGACAATGGGGACCGCGTGCGGGCAGCCATTTCGACGTGGCAGTATGGGGTCGTACCGGGGTTTCCGGTGCGATTCCGTTTCCCACAAGGAGTCCTTTTCATGGCGCAGAAGGTGCAGGTCGTCCTGGTCGACGATCTCGACGGCGGCGAGGCGGAGGAGACCGTCTCCTTCGCCCTGGACGGCGTGAGCTACGAGATCGATCTCAACACCGCGAACGCGGCTCGGCTCCGTGAGGAGCTGGCGCCGTGGGTCGGTCACGCCCGGCGCGTCGGCGGGCGATCCAGCGCACGCCGCTCCCGGCAGTCCTCGTCCTCCTCCGGCGGCCGCAGCGGCGAGACCGCCCGGATCCGCGAGTGGGCCCGCTCCAACGGCTACCAGGTCAGCGACCGCGGCCGGATCTCCGCCCAGGTGATGGAGGCCTACCGGGCCGCCCACTGACCCTGCGGGCCGGCGCGCCGGCGGTCGTCGTCCGGAGGCGTCTGGGACCCGGACGGCGGCCGTGGTGGGCATCGGCCGCCTCCCACCGCTACGCCCGCAGCGAACGCGACCCCGGAACACCCCGCCCTGAGCACGGGTTGGACCTCCTACGGGGCCGGACCAGCGGTTGTGCGTCCGGACCCCGGGATAGCATCGAAAGGGATGAGCAGAGGGAGCAGCACCCGCTTGTTCCGGCAGTCGACCGCTCGCGAGGAGCGCTGAATGTTCGAGAGGTTCACCGACCGAGCCCGCCGTGTTGTCGTCCTGGCCCAGGAAGAGGCCCGGATGCTCAACCACAACTACATCGGGACCGAGCACATCCTGCTCGGCCTCATCCACGAGGGCGAGGGCGTCGCCGCCAAGGCGCTGGAGTCCCTCGGTATCTCGCTGGACTCCGTGCGTGAGCAGGTCCAGGAGATCATCGGCCAGGGGCAGCAGGCGCCCTCTGGCCACATCCCGTTCACCCCGCGTGCCAAGAAGGTGCTCGAGCTCAGCCTGCGGGAGGCCCTCCAGCTCGGCCACAACTACATCGGGACCGAGCACATCCTGCTCGGGCTCATCCGTGAGGGCGAGGGCGTGGCCGCCCAGGTTCTGGTCAAGCTCGGTGCCGACCTCAACCGGGTCCGTCAGCAGGTGCTTCAGCTGCTGTCCGGCTACCAGGGCAAGGAGCCGGCGACGGCCGGCGGCCCGCAGGAGGGCACGCCGTCCGGGTCGCTGGTCCTCGACCAGTTCGGGCGCAACCTCACCCAGGCGGCCCGCGAGGGCAAGCTCGACCCGGTGATCGGGCGCGAGAAGGAGATCGAGCGGGTCATGCAGGTGCTGTCCCGCCGGACGAAGAACAACCCTGTTCTCATCGGCGAGCCCGGCGTCGGCAAGACCGCGGTCGTCGAGGGCCTGGCCCAGAACATCGTCAAGGGCGAGGTGCCCGAGACGCTCAAGGACAAGCAGCTCTACACACTCGATCTCGGCGCGCTCGTCGCCGGCTCCCGTTACCGCGGTGACTTCGAGGAGCGCCTCAAGAAGGTGCTCAAGGAGATCCGCACCCGCGGCGACATCATCCTGTTCATCGACGAGATCCACACCCTCGTCGGTGCAGGTGCCGCCGAGGGGGCCATCGACGCGGCGAGCATCCTCAAGCCGATGCTGGCCCGCGGCGAGCTGCAGACGATCGGCGCGACGACGCTGGACGAGTACCGCAAGCACGTCGAGAAGGACGCGGCGCTCGAGCGGCGGTTCCAGCCGATCCAGGTGCAGGAGCCCTCGCTGGCGCACGCCGTCGAGATCCTCAAGGGCCTGCGGGACCGCTACGAGGCGCACCACCGCGTCTCCATCACCGACCAGGCACTGGTCGCCGCCGCGACCCTGGCCGACCGGTACGTCAACGACCGCTACCTGCCGGACAAGGCCATCGACCTCATCGACGAGGCCGGTGCCCGGCTCCGGATCCGGCGGATGACCGCCCCGCCGGACCTGCGCGAGTTCGACGAGCGGATCGCCGACGTGCGCCGTCGCAAGGAGTCCGCGATCGACGCGCAGGACTTCGAGAAGGCGGCGTCGCTGCGGGACGACGAGAAGAAGCTGCTCGCGCAGAAGGCCGAGCGCGAGAAGCAGTGGAAGGCCGGCGACATGGACGTCGTCGCCGAGGTGGACGAGGAGCTCGTCGCCGAGGTGCTCGCCACCGCGACCGGCATCCCGATCGTCAAGCTCACCGAGGAGGAGTCCAGCCGCCTGCTCCGGATGGAGGAGGAGCTGCACAAGCGGATCATCGGCCAGGACGACGCCATCAAGGCGTTGGCCCAGGCGATCCGGCGTACTCGCGCGGGCCTGAAGGACCCCAAGCGCCCGGGTGGCTCGTTCATCTTCGCCGGCCCGACCGGCGTCGGGAAGACCGAGCTCGCCAAGGCGCTCGCCGAGTTCCTCTTCGGTGACGAGGACGCGCTGATCCAGCTCGACATGTCGGAGTTCTCCGAGCGGCACACCGTTTCCCGGCTGTTCGGCTCCCCGCCCGGGTACGTCGGCTACGAGGAGGGTGGTCAGCTGACGGAGAAGGTGCGCCGCCGGCCGTTCTCCGTCGTCCTGTTCGACGAGGTGGAGAAGGCGCACGCCGACATCTTCAACTCGCTGCTGCAGATCCTCGAGGACGGTCGGCTCACGGACGCCCAGGGCCGCACCGTCGACTTCAAGAACACCATCATCATCATGACGACGAACCTCGGCACGAGGGACATCGCCAAGGGCCTGCAGACCGGGTTCCAGGCCGGCGGGGACCTGTCGACCTCGTACGAGCGGATGAAGGCGAAGGTCAACGAGGAGCTCAAGCAGCACTTCCGGCCGGAGTTCCTCAACCGCGTCGACGACGTCGTCGTGTTCCCGCAGCTCTCGCAGGAGGAGATCGTGAGGATCGTCGACCTCATGGTCGCCCGCCTGGAGGAGCGGCTGCGCGACCAGGACATGGGCATCGAGCTCACCCCTGCCGCGAAGACGCTGCTGGCGACCAAGGGCTACGACCCGGTCCTCGGGGCCCGGCCGCTGCGCCGGACCATCCAGCGCGACATCGAGGACGCGCTGTCCGAGAAGATCCTCTACGGCGAGCTTCACGCCGGCCAGATCGTCCTGGTCGACGTCGAGGGGGAGGGCCCGGGCGCCCGGTTCACCTTCACCGGGACGGCGAAGGCACCGCTGCCCGACGTGCCCCTCGTCGAGACGGCCGAGAAGGACTGAGCCCGGCTACCCCGGCAGCGCAGCGCCCCCGGATCCTTACAGGACCGGGGGCGCCGCGCTGCCTGCCTCCTGGACGACGGGGACGGACCCGCTGCGGCGGCCACTCTGCTGCTCGCGCTCAGCGCCTGTGCCGGTGGTGACGGAGGCGGCGACGGCACCGGCGAGGCGGCCGGCGAGGGTGGCCTGGTCGGAACCGGGTCCGGCGAGAGCTGTGAGATCGAGGAGCCGGTGCCCGTCGGCGCAGTCCTCAGCCTCACCGGTGCAGCGGCCCACTACGGGGAGTCCCAGCGCAACGCCCTGGAGCTTGCTGCGCAGCAGCTGAACGAGCGGGGCGGGGTCACCTACGAGCTCACGGTCGAGGACGACCAGACCGACCCGCGGCAGGGGATCACCGTCTTCGAGCAGTTCGCGTCACAGGACGACGTGAGCGTCATCATCGGCCCGACCCTGTCGAACACCGCGATGCAGACGAATCCCGTCGCGCAGGAGGAAGGCGTCCCCGTTCTCGGAATCTCCAACACCGCCGCAGGTATCACCGACATCGGCGACTACATCTTCCGTGACTCGCTGACCGAGGACGCCGTGATCCCGCAGACGGTGGCCAAGGCGAAGGAGGCCCTCGGCCTGGAGAAGGTCGTGGTCATGTACTCCAACGACGACGCCTTCACCGAGTCCGGGTACGACGCCTTCGCCGCCGCCCTGGAGGACAACGGCATCGAGATCGCCGAGACCATCACGTTCTCCAAGAGCGACACCGACTTCCGTGCGCTGCTCACTCAGGCACGGGAGCACGACCCCGACGCGATCGTCGTGTCGGCGTTGATCGAGGCAGCG
This DNA window, taken from Kineosporiaceae bacterium SCSIO 59966, encodes the following:
- a CDS encoding methyltransferase domain-containing protein — its product is MGRHAEVVARARLDTHGLVVADLGCGEGRLVRALLEHDPSPVLVHAVDQVSALDDDLLQDIRVRSRIADLDARLPLADAAVDRVVSLNVAEHLADPAGHLLECHRVLRPGGYLVLAHSDWDTALFTSTDDALTRRLVDRFVEVVPRGAGRADGFMGRKLLALADAAVDRGAAFDTVEVAAWADAHRRFDEGSVAWKVATGVLAATQDDAELAARAAGWVEGLRRLAGAGQFLFTVTDVAVVLRRA
- a CDS encoding Lsr2 family protein, coding for MAQKVQVVLVDDLDGGEAEETVSFALDGVSYEIDLNTANAARLREELAPWVGHARRVGGRSSARRSRQSSSSSGGRSGETARIREWARSNGYQVSDRGRISAQVMEAYRAAH
- a CDS encoding ATP-dependent Clp protease ATP-binding subunit, which produces MFERFTDRARRVVVLAQEEARMLNHNYIGTEHILLGLIHEGEGVAAKALESLGISLDSVREQVQEIIGQGQQAPSGHIPFTPRAKKVLELSLREALQLGHNYIGTEHILLGLIREGEGVAAQVLVKLGADLNRVRQQVLQLLSGYQGKEPATAGGPQEGTPSGSLVLDQFGRNLTQAAREGKLDPVIGREKEIERVMQVLSRRTKNNPVLIGEPGVGKTAVVEGLAQNIVKGEVPETLKDKQLYTLDLGALVAGSRYRGDFEERLKKVLKEIRTRGDIILFIDEIHTLVGAGAAEGAIDAASILKPMLARGELQTIGATTLDEYRKHVEKDAALERRFQPIQVQEPSLAHAVEILKGLRDRYEAHHRVSITDQALVAAATLADRYVNDRYLPDKAIDLIDEAGARLRIRRMTAPPDLREFDERIADVRRRKESAIDAQDFEKAASLRDDEKKLLAQKAEREKQWKAGDMDVVAEVDEELVAEVLATATGIPIVKLTEEESSRLLRMEEELHKRIIGQDDAIKALAQAIRRTRAGLKDPKRPGGSFIFAGPTGVGKTELAKALAEFLFGDEDALIQLDMSEFSERHTVSRLFGSPPGYVGYEEGGQLTEKVRRRPFSVVLFDEVEKAHADIFNSLLQILEDGRLTDAQGRTVDFKNTIIIMTTNLGTRDIAKGLQTGFQAGGDLSTSYERMKAKVNEELKQHFRPEFLNRVDDVVVFPQLSQEEIVRIVDLMVARLEERLRDQDMGIELTPAAKTLLATKGYDPVLGARPLRRTIQRDIEDALSEKILYGELHAGQIVLVDVEGEGPGARFTFTGTAKAPLPDVPLVETAEKD
- a CDS encoding ABC transporter substrate-binding protein — its product is MDDGDGPAAAATLLLALSACAGGDGGGDGTGEAAGEGGLVGTGSGESCEIEEPVPVGAVLSLTGAAAHYGESQRNALELAAQQLNERGGVTYELTVEDDQTDPRQGITVFEQFASQDDVSVIIGPTLSNTAMQTNPVAQEEGVPVLGISNTAAGITDIGDYIFRDSLTEDAVIPQTVAKAKEALGLEKVVVMYSNDDAFTESGYDAFAAALEDNGIEIAETITFSKSDTDFRALLTQAREHDPDAIVVSALIEAAIPLVTQAREIGIEVPIIGGNGFNSPALMEGAGEAAEGVVVGAAWNSASDNPLNQDFIAAYTEEYGSPPDQFAAQAYAGLNLIDTAVRAGCSGERDDIKDQLGQLKDVPTVLGDFSITETRDADHPAVVQIVENGEFAVLN
- a CDS encoding DUF2520 domain-containing protein; this translates as MSAAAEGRPGRLGVGVVGAGRVGAVLASALRAAGHAVVGASAVSEASRERVDTLLPGVPVLDVPDVVERAELVLLAVPDDVLGPLVDGLATTGAWQAGQLVVHTCGRFGVGVLDPARRQGAIPLALHPAMTFTGTSMDLARLADCCVAVTAPGPVLPVAQALVVEMGAEPVVVPEEARPLYQAALSHGADHLVTLVVQAAQLLRAAGVEHTQRVLEPLLSAALDGALRSGEDALRGPVTRGDAAAVAAQLATVTAAGAAAGTPDVPETHRALARATAERALAAGALSPEQAEALLDVLADDPAR
- the lysS gene encoding lysine--tRNA ligase; the encoded protein is MPTPDAAEADDLPEQVRVRREKRERLLAEPGGGPYPVAVPRTHSLREVRERWAHLGDGEETQDRVWVVGRVMFVRNTGRLCFATLQEGDGTRLQVMLSLAEVGEEALGRWKRDVDLGDFVAVHGRVVRSRRGELSVMAAEWRMAAKALRPLPVLHKEMNEETRVRQRYADLVVRPEAREMVRIRAGVVRSLRETFHRHGYVEIETPMLQTLHGGAAARPFVTHSNAMDMDLYLRIAPELFLKRAAIGGLEKVFEINRNFRNEGADSSHSPEFAMVEFYETYADYDVMAERTRELVQTAARDVLGSTTVTLADGTEYDLGGQWPVITMYGSLSEALGEEITPQTPLQRLVSALDANGLELDPTALSHGKAVEELWEHLVGDDLYAPTFVKDFPVETSPLTKAHRDVPGVVEKWDLYVRGFELATGYSELNDPVVQRERFEDQVRLAALGDEEAMRLDEDFLRAMEYGMPPMGGVGMGVDRLLMALTGRGIRETILFPLVRPE